The following proteins are co-located in the Candidatus Phytoplasma asteris genome:
- the pheS gene encoding phenylalanine--tRNA ligase subunit alpha, protein MQTKIKNLTAQFHTSLQKNKHDLDQLMTLDKEFLGKKGILFELTQELKSLPHAQKAVAGKLINVLKKEIIFTLQKEKEILQRNQLNAKLLQEEIDPTLPGLKFFQGSTHPLNQIIEQIEDLFLSLGYEIKEGNEIETDFYNFEMLNMGKGHPARAMQDSFYIDPQKLLRTHTSNVQVKEMKARQGGPLKIISPGKVYRKDDDDATHSHQFMQLEGLVIDKNINFSHLKETLLLITKELFGTSQEIHLRPSYFPFTEPSIEVDLVITKKDGTKEYLEILGAGLVHPQVLKNANYDPEKYQGFAFGIGIERIAMIKYQIDNIRHFYTNDIRFLKQFARNTANNENY, encoded by the coding sequence ATGCAAACCAAAATCAAAAATCTAACCGCACAATTTCACACCAGTTTACAAAAAAACAAACATGATTTAGACCAATTAATGACCTTAGACAAAGAATTTTTAGGCAAAAAGGGCATCTTGTTTGAACTTACCCAAGAGCTAAAAAGCCTTCCTCATGCCCAAAAAGCAGTTGCAGGCAAATTAATTAACGTTTTAAAAAAAGAAATTATTTTCACTTTACAAAAAGAAAAAGAAATTTTACAAAGAAACCAACTAAACGCCAAATTGCTCCAAGAAGAAATTGATCCTACTTTACCAGGATTGAAATTTTTCCAAGGAAGCACCCACCCCCTTAATCAAATCATTGAACAAATTGAAGATTTATTTTTATCTTTAGGCTATGAAATTAAAGAAGGCAACGAAATTGAAACTGATTTTTATAATTTTGAAATGCTCAACATGGGCAAAGGCCACCCCGCAAGAGCAATGCAAGACTCTTTTTATATCGACCCCCAAAAACTTTTGCGCACCCACACTTCCAACGTCCAAGTCAAAGAAATGAAAGCTCGCCAAGGAGGACCCCTCAAAATTATTTCTCCTGGAAAAGTTTACCGCAAAGACGATGATGACGCCACTCATAGCCATCAATTTATGCAACTCGAAGGACTTGTTATTGACAAAAACATTAATTTTTCCCATCTCAAAGAAACTCTTTTACTCATTACCAAAGAATTATTTGGCACTTCCCAAGAAATTCATTTAAGACCGTCTTATTTTCCCTTTACCGAACCTAGCATTGAAGTTGATTTAGTAATTACCAAAAAAGATGGCACCAAAGAATATTTAGAAATTTTAGGAGCTGGTTTAGTGCATCCCCAAGTTCTTAAAAACGCTAATTATGACCCTGAAAAATATCAAGGTTTTGCCTTTGGAATAGGTATTGAAAGAATTGCTATGATTAAATATCAAATTGACAATATTAGACATTTTTATACTAATGATATTCGCTTTTTAAAACAATTTGCAAGGAACACCGCCAACAATGAAAATTATTGA